In the Adlercreutzia equolifaciens DSM 19450 genome, one interval contains:
- a CDS encoding HipA domain-containing protein — translation MRMKVWSEISGERHLVGTLETIPGREEQFSYAESYLESEVAQPLSVRLPLREEPFPVRQTRAFFRNLLPEGGALAAVAKTLEVKSSSYLKVLDALGSECIGALILESDNGSDDALYGYDPLSREELGRAFEAGAEGVAKLQEEAKLSLAGAQSKMGLYVDRSSGSLSQYFLPQGTAASTHIVKAANRRFEQLSENEYYCLRLAEAAGLSVPECYLDTIGDQPLFVIERFDRMVLPEDDRRAGGGVRRVQRLHQEDFCQVLSLLPERKYEKGGVRYAKKVRDVLYECSSDPVRDIEAFVRLLVVNAVLGNCDGHLKNLTVLRGVDWSSFALAPVYDIVSTVVYGGLDRHMAMRIGSTSKIDEVGRDDFLALAKELDVSPRMVNRLIEGVCEGVGGAASDVLRDTEDALGAPLSKLRDIEVFARAQIDRLGIKGA, via the coding sequence ATGCGCATGAAGGTGTGGAGCGAAATATCGGGCGAACGCCATCTCGTCGGGACGCTGGAGACGATTCCCGGACGGGAAGAGCAGTTCTCTTATGCTGAGTCCTATCTTGAAAGCGAGGTCGCCCAGCCTCTCTCTGTGCGGCTGCCTCTTCGGGAAGAGCCCTTTCCGGTTCGCCAAACCCGAGCGTTCTTCCGCAATCTCCTTCCGGAAGGGGGCGCGCTTGCCGCTGTGGCGAAAACGCTGGAGGTGAAGAGCTCATCGTACCTCAAAGTGCTGGACGCTCTCGGCAGCGAGTGCATCGGCGCCCTTATTTTGGAAAGCGACAACGGTTCGGACGACGCCCTCTATGGCTATGATCCGCTTTCGCGGGAAGAGCTGGGCCGTGCGTTCGAGGCGGGTGCGGAGGGCGTTGCCAAGCTGCAAGAGGAAGCCAAGCTCTCATTGGCGGGTGCCCAGTCGAAGATGGGTCTGTACGTGGATCGGTCATCGGGGTCTCTTTCGCAGTATTTTCTACCGCAGGGAACTGCCGCCTCGACGCACATCGTGAAGGCGGCGAATCGGCGGTTCGAGCAGTTGAGCGAGAACGAGTACTACTGCCTGCGTCTGGCCGAGGCCGCGGGACTTTCTGTGCCCGAGTGCTACCTCGACACCATCGGAGATCAACCGCTCTTCGTCATTGAGCGTTTCGATCGCATGGTGCTTCCCGAAGATGATCGGCGAGCTGGTGGCGGAGTGCGGCGGGTTCAACGGCTTCACCAGGAGGATTTTTGCCAAGTGCTCAGCCTCCTGCCGGAGCGCAAGTACGAGAAGGGGGGCGTGCGCTATGCGAAGAAGGTGCGGGATGTGCTTTACGAGTGCTCTTCGGATCCGGTGCGCGATATCGAGGCGTTCGTGCGCCTGCTGGTGGTGAACGCCGTTCTCGGAAATTGCGACGGGCACCTCAAGAACCTCACCGTGCTTCGGGGCGTCGACTGGTCGTCGTTTGCATTGGCGCCTGTATACGACATCGTCTCGACGGTGGTGTACGGGGGCCTCGATCGCCATATGGCCATGCGCATCGGGTCGACCAGCAAGATCGATGAGGTTGGCCGGGACGATTTTCTCGCTTTGGCGAAGGAGCTAGACGTTTCGCCGCGCATGGTGAACCGGCTCATTGAGGGGGTCTGCGAAGGTGTCGGCGGGGCAGCGTCCGATGTGCTGCGCGATACGGAAGACGCTCTGGGAGCCCCCCTTTCGAAGTTGCGAGATATCGAGGTGTTCGCACGGGCGCAGATTGATCGGCTGGGCATAAAGGGCGCGTAA
- a CDS encoding protein kinase domain-containing protein, translating to MAASANISREPRRDVAPTIVDSAPTLVDIDSTAPVLSGADLPFQGDGDRPFTLHTADVIGAGGQGTVVAATDEEGRLFAAKIAYQPHAVRDRLARRTVLAYLRRLMADHPLGEKHFHETHLMPMYATGQINDSVPGLGESTYDVAVMPLCDDAFARAGASFEELRDTVIPQAARALHLLHDEGIVHRDVKPKNLYLLEGEVVLGDFGISSVLEAGRDTGATKVDRRTPGYSPHSSVVQRENDWYALGYTIWTLYNGGRHPHQTLIDGDDLSAVLAGGRPVPFEARAPEHETLGQLIYGLTYAHSQGRLGYDDIQRWLADPDAFRYRDPLDAAAMAGPAGYQFEGEVYESRATLVTALASNWEKAKRHLYTHGLEDYFRKLGETDLAVALNDITDRDPDTLPDDEDGDEDLGLSRALSLIDPTRSAVFWKGEAVVPGAEAVDALFARAAATPLGFYHLIANEEAVRDLLGIVAVAGFPGPARAGLQWLREHEDANLGEKVDRVLAVLEATAADKRTMRAFAVRYGSDGWAFWVQRNLKAYHGRTGAGDRLIRAVGAATVDNSAPLAKTVEARTRLVQHADDMAAHTEASPHIHHFGIVRESETVVPATAAGYFTAELFDRPVPRGFITELMEASAADKAAVAEARKHLCGARRDALAEDAAAALEEAASQIDALADAEGKHAPVDGLSKPAFFGRLVLAVAFVLLVCFVTPRFTFGSWRNGVVNAGEPLATAATVLVSPTGMGEGSVYPDALWDISAVPTATFTGAALLGFLAATATVLAPKFASAAFAIRGVRTRGQTRRRATALRKEAARIAQGGGEAACWITSSEEGPIPVARDTSAFIAKTRARRHPEATATILSKGLFWGGALIAAAGVTIVTASGLGYDAWADLASETGWDFLQDQLIWGIAYCGLAALSFAAIAIARREHPTMVTLTLLTIACVIPFLVLFAGTIGIFIVVLYFIFSLFRR from the coding sequence ATGGCCGCGAGCGCGAACATCTCGCGAGAGCCGCGGCGAGACGTGGCGCCCACCATCGTGGACAGCGCCCCCACCCTGGTGGACATCGACTCCACGGCCCCCGTCCTCTCCGGCGCCGACCTGCCCTTCCAGGGCGACGGCGACCGCCCCTTCACCCTGCACACCGCCGACGTCATCGGCGCGGGCGGCCAGGGCACCGTCGTTGCCGCCACCGACGAGGAGGGCCGCCTCTTCGCCGCGAAGATCGCCTACCAGCCCCATGCCGTGCGCGACCGACTGGCGCGCCGGACGGTGCTCGCCTACCTGCGCCGCCTCATGGCCGACCATCCCCTGGGCGAGAAGCATTTCCATGAGACGCACCTCATGCCGATGTACGCCACGGGCCAGATCAACGATAGCGTGCCGGGGCTCGGCGAGTCCACCTACGACGTGGCCGTCATGCCCCTTTGCGACGATGCCTTCGCCCGCGCCGGCGCCTCCTTCGAAGAGCTGCGCGACACCGTCATTCCGCAGGCCGCCCGCGCGCTGCACCTTCTGCACGACGAGGGCATCGTGCACCGCGATGTGAAGCCGAAGAACCTCTACCTTTTGGAAGGCGAAGTGGTGCTCGGCGACTTCGGCATCTCCTCGGTGCTAGAGGCCGGCCGCGACACCGGCGCCACCAAGGTGGACCGCCGCACGCCGGGCTACTCGCCCCATTCCTCGGTGGTGCAGCGCGAGAACGACTGGTACGCGCTCGGCTACACCATTTGGACGCTGTACAACGGCGGCCGCCACCCCCACCAGACGCTCATCGACGGCGACGACTTGTCGGCGGTGCTCGCCGGAGGGCGCCCCGTGCCCTTCGAGGCCCGCGCGCCCGAGCACGAGACCTTGGGGCAACTTATCTACGGGCTCACCTACGCCCATTCACAAGGGCGCCTCGGCTACGACGACATCCAGCGCTGGCTGGCCGACCCGGATGCGTTCCGCTACCGCGACCCGCTGGACGCCGCCGCCATGGCGGGGCCGGCGGGCTACCAGTTCGAAGGCGAAGTATACGAGAGCCGTGCCACCCTGGTCACGGCGCTCGCAAGCAATTGGGAGAAGGCGAAGCGCCACCTGTACACCCACGGGCTGGAGGACTATTTCCGCAAACTCGGCGAGACCGACCTGGCCGTGGCCTTGAACGACATCACCGACCGCGACCCGGACACGCTGCCCGACGACGAGGACGGCGACGAGGATCTGGGGCTCTCCCGCGCGCTCTCGCTCATCGACCCGACCCGTAGCGCAGTCTTCTGGAAGGGGGAAGCCGTCGTGCCCGGGGCCGAGGCCGTGGACGCCCTCTTCGCGCGGGCCGCCGCCACGCCGCTTGGCTTCTACCACCTTATCGCCAACGAGGAGGCAGTGCGCGACCTTCTGGGCATCGTGGCCGTGGCCGGCTTTCCGGGGCCGGCCCGCGCCGGGCTGCAATGGCTGCGCGAACACGAGGACGCGAATCTGGGCGAGAAGGTGGACCGCGTGCTGGCAGTGCTCGAGGCCACGGCGGCCGACAAAAGGACCATGCGCGCCTTCGCCGTCCGCTACGGAAGCGACGGCTGGGCGTTCTGGGTGCAGCGGAACCTGAAGGCCTACCACGGGCGTACCGGCGCCGGAGACAGACTCATCCGGGCCGTGGGCGCCGCGACCGTGGACAACTCGGCGCCCCTGGCTAAAACCGTGGAGGCACGCACGCGTCTGGTTCAGCACGCCGACGATATGGCCGCACACACCGAGGCGAGCCCGCACATCCACCACTTCGGCATCGTCCGCGAAAGTGAGACGGTGGTGCCCGCCACCGCTGCCGGCTACTTCACTGCCGAGCTGTTCGATCGCCCGGTGCCCCGCGGCTTCATCACCGAGCTCATGGAAGCCTCCGCTGCCGATAAGGCCGCCGTGGCCGAGGCCCGCAAGCATCTGTGCGGTGCCCGCCGCGATGCCCTTGCCGAGGATGCCGCCGCGGCCCTGGAAGAGGCCGCCTCCCAGATAGATGCGCTGGCCGATGCCGAGGGCAAGCACGCCCCCGTGGACGGCCTTTCCAAGCCCGCCTTCTTCGGGCGGCTCGTCCTCGCGGTCGCCTTCGTCCTTCTGGTGTGCTTTGTCACGCCCCGCTTCACCTTCGGAAGCTGGCGGAACGGCGTCGTGAACGCCGGCGAGCCACTCGCCACGGCGGCCACAGTGCTCGTCTCCCCCACCGGCATGGGGGAAGGCTCGGTGTACCCGGACGCGCTCTGGGACATCTCGGCAGTGCCCACGGCCACCTTCACCGGAGCGGCGCTCCTCGGTTTTCTGGCGGCGACCGCCACGGTGCTCGCCCCCAAGTTCGCCAGCGCCGCCTTCGCCATCCGCGGCGTGCGCACCCGCGGGCAGACGCGCCGGCGCGCCACGGCCCTGCGCAAGGAGGCGGCCCGCATTGCGCAGGGCGGCGGCGAGGCCGCCTGCTGGATCACCAGCAGCGAAGAAGGCCCGATACCGGTGGCCCGCGACACGAGCGCCTTCATCGCGAAGACCCGGGCGCGCCGGCACCCCGAGGCCACCGCCACGATCCTTTCCAAGGGGCTTTTCTGGGGCGGGGCGCTCATCGCGGCGGCCGGTGTCACCATCGTCACCGCCTCGGGGCTGGGTTATGATGCTTGGGCGGATCTCGCCAGCGAGACCGGTTGGGACTTCCTGCAGGACCAGCTCATCTGGGGCATCGCCTACTGCGGCCTGGCCGCCCTCTCCTTCGCCGCCATCGCCATCGCGCGGCGCGAGCATCCCACCATGGTCACGCTGACGCTTCTGACCATCGCCTGCGTCATCCCCTTCCTCGTCCTATTCGCAGGCACCATCGGCATCTTCATCGTCGTCCTATACTTCATCTTCTCCCTTTTCCGCCGCTAG
- a CDS encoding AAA family ATPase: MSTPTWQRELENFIGIKPLFVLEGNVADLYPWEAEGATQFLPLAHILPELFAAPDGARPYRFLYVDPLRGVHDPLGTGEVRALAQAAQREAERLTAEADALNPGADPASRQQPFAANRLVHDSLLVRAALSRRLTEDPSAPHPKRCAQGDTEKTAAPESARPHSVACVFDFASRLASSPEDLTPEENAVFMNLLLGAKDAIRSDGEHANTLVLIANKATDLPSWLLRGNPDVRVITLPNPDRPAREAYLSLAFPDLAAPELARPREKLVDTTDRMLLTELDELRRLYARGGTAPENVTELVDLYKYGIRENRWSAMMDKLRDDPAAVLRRRVKGQEPAIAKIVSVLKRSVLGFSGMQHSSGTKPKGVLFLAGPTGTGKTEIVKAVTELLFGDERSYLRFDMSEYAADASDQKLFGAPPGYVGYEAGGQLTNAVRANPFSVLLFDEVEKAHPSIMDKFLQILEDGRMTDGQGQTVYFGETLIFFTSNVGISEELLDEHGRTIGRRNIVQPDEPYDVICARVQQAMATHFKPEVLNRIGDNIVVFDYISPEASRLILESQIRKINGNVRNRCGISVAAAQAVLDLLAERALAPEVRENGGRGIGNLVEDAYLNPLSTFIFDENVEAGEVVEAVAGTEGVAFRRADEGADAAPRNPWSR, encoded by the coding sequence GTGAGCACACCCACCTGGCAGCGCGAGCTGGAGAACTTCATCGGCATCAAGCCGCTCTTCGTCCTGGAGGGCAACGTGGCCGACCTTTACCCGTGGGAAGCGGAAGGCGCGACCCAGTTCCTGCCCCTCGCCCATATCCTGCCGGAGCTGTTCGCCGCACCGGACGGCGCACGTCCCTACCGGTTCCTCTACGTGGATCCGCTGCGGGGCGTGCACGACCCCCTCGGCACCGGCGAGGTGCGCGCGCTCGCCCAGGCGGCCCAGCGCGAGGCGGAACGCCTCACCGCCGAGGCCGACGCCTTGAACCCCGGCGCCGACCCGGCGAGCCGCCAGCAGCCCTTCGCCGCCAATCGCCTCGTCCACGACTCCCTGCTCGTGCGCGCCGCCCTCTCGCGGCGGCTTACGGAAGATCCTTCGGCCCCACACCCGAAACGCTGCGCCCAAGGCGATACGGAAAAGACCGCCGCTCCCGAAAGCGCTCGCCCCCATTCGGTCGCCTGCGTGTTCGACTTCGCGAGCCGGCTCGCCTCCTCGCCGGAGGACCTCACCCCCGAGGAGAACGCCGTGTTCATGAACCTGCTCCTCGGTGCGAAGGACGCCATCCGCAGCGACGGCGAGCATGCGAACACCCTCGTGCTTATCGCCAACAAGGCCACCGACCTGCCCTCCTGGCTTCTGCGCGGCAACCCGGACGTGCGCGTCATCACCCTGCCCAACCCCGATCGGCCGGCACGCGAGGCCTACCTGAGCCTCGCTTTCCCCGACCTGGCCGCGCCCGAGCTCGCCCGTCCCCGCGAGAAGCTCGTCGACACCACCGACCGTATGCTGCTCACGGAGCTTGACGAGCTGCGGCGCCTCTACGCCCGCGGCGGCACCGCGCCGGAAAACGTCACGGAACTGGTGGATCTCTACAAGTACGGCATCCGCGAGAACCGCTGGAGCGCCATGATGGACAAGCTGCGCGACGACCCCGCGGCCGTCCTGCGCCGCCGCGTGAAGGGCCAGGAGCCCGCCATCGCCAAGATCGTCTCAGTACTCAAGCGCTCGGTGCTGGGCTTTTCCGGCATGCAGCATTCCTCGGGCACCAAGCCCAAAGGCGTGCTCTTCCTGGCCGGCCCCACGGGCACGGGCAAGACGGAGATCGTGAAGGCGGTCACCGAGCTTCTGTTCGGCGACGAGCGCAGCTACCTGCGCTTCGACATGTCCGAGTACGCCGCCGACGCCTCCGACCAGAAGCTCTTCGGCGCCCCGCCGGGGTACGTGGGCTACGAGGCCGGCGGCCAGCTCACCAACGCCGTGCGCGCCAACCCCTTCTCGGTGCTTCTGTTCGACGAGGTAGAGAAGGCCCACCCCTCCATCATGGACAAGTTCCTGCAAATCTTGGAGGACGGCCGCATGACCGACGGCCAGGGCCAGACGGTGTACTTCGGCGAGACTCTCATCTTCTTCACGAGCAACGTCGGCATCTCCGAAGAGCTACTCGACGAGCACGGACGCACCATCGGCCGCCGCAACATCGTGCAACCCGACGAGCCCTACGACGTCATTTGCGCCCGAGTCCAGCAAGCCATGGCCACGCACTTCAAGCCCGAGGTCTTAAACCGCATCGGCGACAACATCGTCGTGTTCGACTACATCTCGCCGGAGGCCTCGCGCCTCATTCTGGAATCGCAGATCCGGAAGATCAACGGGAACGTGCGGAACCGCTGCGGCATTAGCGTCGCCGCCGCCCAAGCCGTGCTCGATCTTCTGGCCGAGCGCGCACTGGCCCCCGAGGTGCGCGAGAACGGTGGCCGCGGCATCGGCAACTTGGTGGAGGATGCGTACCTCAACCCACTTTCTACCTTCATCTTCGACGAGAACGTGGAAGCGGGCGAAGTCGTGGAGGCCGTCGCCGGCACCGAAGGTGTCGCGTTCCGCCGGGCCGACGAGGGGGCCGACGCCGCGCCCCGCAACCCCTGGAGCCGCTGA
- a CDS encoding 4Fe-4S single cluster domain-containing protein → MLVDRLYFPVTTLGPGERVVVWTCGCTKRCPGCANPELWEARADAAISPARLATILNELAARTGTHRITFTGGDPLEQADDLASVLAAIRPAFDDILVYTGYLFEELPPLPREIDVLVDGPYLEAENDGVCGLRGSANQRIIVLNPALETLYHEEMQKPRSVQNAVFDGRALSIGIHGRPLETHEKE, encoded by the coding sequence ATGCTCGTCGACCGCCTCTACTTCCCTGTCACCACCTTGGGTCCCGGCGAACGCGTCGTCGTGTGGACCTGCGGCTGCACGAAGCGCTGCCCCGGCTGCGCCAACCCCGAGCTGTGGGAGGCGCGCGCCGACGCCGCCATCTCGCCCGCGCGCCTCGCCACAATCCTGAACGAACTGGCCGCCCGCACGGGCACCCACCGTATCACCTTCACTGGCGGCGACCCGCTGGAACAGGCCGACGACCTCGCCTCGGTGCTCGCGGCCATCCGCCCTGCCTTCGACGACATCCTCGTCTACACCGGCTACCTCTTCGAGGAGCTGCCGCCCCTCCCTCGGGAAATCGACGTGCTCGTCGACGGACCCTACCTCGAGGCGGAAAATGACGGCGTCTGCGGACTGCGCGGTTCAGCCAACCAGCGGATCATCGTGCTGAACCCGGCCCTGGAAACCCTGTATCATGAGGAAATGCAGAAACCGCGCTCGGTGCAGAACGCGGTGTTCGACGGCCGGGCGCTATCCATCGGCATCCACGGCCGGCCCCTCGAGACCCACGAGAAGGAGTAG
- a CDS encoding FHA domain-containing protein, whose protein sequence is MRLCSCGFANPDDATHCAACGSALTHESAGGVLLLEEVRSGQVVRVTAPGGILGRAGDFSPDLFSPRVSGVHAVVATNAEGHWTIEHTGRNASAVERGGIWSDLRCGAPQPLFGGETLKLADMVFRVRVGTQEAVAEGATAESDAQDAPAETAWSVRCPVCGTEYAVEGPKSHITTCAFCKDPLDARQIARVAARAVPDR, encoded by the coding sequence ATGCGTCTGTGCTCCTGCGGCTTCGCCAACCCCGACGATGCGACACACTGCGCGGCCTGCGGAAGCGCCTTGACGCACGAAAGCGCAGGCGGCGTTCTGCTTCTGGAGGAGGTGCGGAGCGGCCAGGTCGTGCGCGTCACGGCCCCCGGCGGCATCCTCGGACGCGCCGGCGACTTCTCGCCCGACCTCTTCTCGCCGCGGGTATCCGGCGTCCACGCCGTGGTAGCCACAAACGCCGAGGGCCATTGGACCATCGAGCACACGGGCCGCAACGCGTCAGCCGTGGAGCGCGGGGGCATCTGGTCGGATCTGCGCTGCGGCGCGCCCCAACCGCTGTTCGGCGGCGAGACGCTGAAGCTGGCCGACATGGTGTTCCGCGTGCGGGTGGGCACCCAGGAGGCTGTGGCAGAGGGGGCCACGGCGGAATCGGACGCGCAGGACGCTCCCGCCGAAACCGCCTGGTCCGTTCGCTGCCCCGTATGCGGAACCGAGTATGCCGTGGAAGGCCCCAAAAGCCACATTACCACCTGCGCGTTCTGCAAGGATCCGCTGGACGCCCGTCAGATCGCGCGCGTCGCGGCGCGGGCCGTGCCCGACCGGTAG
- a CDS encoding carbonic anhydrase gives MSEDGIETLTGAGYTADDYDGDAHVPADAALRRLVEGNRIYVEALDHERDLSPERIADLFENGQRPFACVITCADSRVVPEHIFMTGLGELFVIRVAGNVVGPIELASAVYACEHLHTRLLLVLGHTHCGAIKAALDGEAGPVAAITERIAAALGDVRDPYEASVANARAAAAELSASPELARLAAEHDPDIRVAIYHTHCGVVDFL, from the coding sequence ATGAGCGAGGATGGGATCGAGACATTGACGGGCGCCGGGTACACCGCCGACGATTACGATGGGGACGCCCATGTGCCGGCGGATGCGGCGCTGCGGCGTCTTGTCGAGGGCAACCGCATCTACGTGGAGGCGCTCGACCATGAGCGCGACTTGTCGCCCGAGCGCATCGCCGACTTGTTCGAGAACGGCCAGCGTCCCTTCGCCTGCGTCATCACGTGCGCCGATTCGCGGGTGGTGCCCGAGCACATCTTCATGACCGGGTTGGGAGAGCTGTTCGTCATCCGCGTGGCGGGCAATGTCGTGGGCCCCATCGAGCTGGCGAGCGCGGTGTACGCCTGCGAGCACTTGCACACGCGGCTTCTGCTGGTGCTGGGGCACACCCACTGCGGCGCCATCAAGGCGGCTCTCGACGGGGAAGCGGGGCCGGTGGCCGCTATCACCGAGCGCATCGCTGCGGCCCTCGGCGACGTGCGCGACCCCTACGAGGCCAGCGTGGCGAATGCCCGCGCCGCCGCGGCCGAACTGTCGGCGTCTCCCGAATTGGCACGCCTCGCCGCCGAGCACGACCCGGACATCAGAGTCGCCATCTACCACACCCACTGCGGCGTCGTCGATTTTTTGTGA
- a CDS encoding Abi family protein, which produces MSESRAHQSGSSHIAAGTNPKSKPWLTPDEQVKHLRSQGVRFDLMSEKGAISYLAKNNNFFRLRSYRQGFARVEEGKRKGQFANLDFKMLVDLSVIDMLLRYEMLRLTLDVEHFSKVMLLTHIEKCHEDGYEIIQDFLASYDHPNGSKTPNRLKQEIERGKNSPYTRDLIASFPDFRFPVWAFQEVISFGSFNYFTKFCSERFEDKTLANDFYLLQDVRSLRNACAHNNCIINDMGAKPGGKRPNDTISQAVSSVASIGSGQRRSKLSNERLRQIVATLYLHKERASSGVLEHRTEDLGKFAERMKKNIDYYDGNNQIKSGFRFIGSLIESWYPTAQNDTQTQAQS; this is translated from the coding sequence ATGAGTGAGTCGAGAGCGCATCAGTCGGGCAGCAGCCACATCGCAGCTGGCACGAACCCCAAAAGCAAGCCTTGGCTGACACCCGACGAACAAGTGAAGCACCTGCGAAGCCAAGGGGTCCGATTCGACCTCATGAGCGAAAAGGGCGCGATCTCCTATCTAGCCAAGAACAACAACTTCTTCCGCTTGAGATCCTATCGCCAAGGATTTGCCAGAGTCGAAGAGGGCAAGCGCAAAGGGCAATTTGCGAATCTTGACTTCAAGATGCTCGTCGACCTTTCCGTCATCGATATGCTCCTTCGTTATGAGATGCTGCGATTGACGCTGGATGTCGAGCATTTCTCCAAGGTCATGCTGCTCACGCATATTGAAAAGTGCCACGAGGACGGATACGAGATCATCCAAGATTTCCTGGCAAGTTACGATCACCCAAACGGCAGCAAAACGCCCAATCGACTGAAGCAAGAAATCGAGCGTGGCAAAAATAGCCCTTATACCAGAGATCTTATCGCATCCTTTCCTGATTTTCGTTTCCCCGTCTGGGCCTTTCAGGAAGTCATTTCCTTTGGCAGCTTTAACTACTTCACGAAATTCTGCAGCGAGCGTTTCGAGGACAAAACACTGGCGAACGACTTCTACCTTTTGCAAGATGTTCGCTCCCTGCGCAATGCCTGCGCCCACAACAATTGCATCATCAACGATATGGGAGCAAAGCCAGGCGGCAAGCGACCCAATGACACCATATCTCAAGCGGTTTCTTCCGTTGCGTCAATCGGTTCCGGTCAGCGCCGCTCCAAATTGAGCAATGAGCGCTTGCGTCAGATTGTCGCGACGCTCTACCTCCATAAGGAAAGAGCCTCATCCGGAGTCCTAGAGCACCGCACAGAAGACCTTGGAAAGTTTGCCGAGCGTATGAAAAAGAATATCGACTATTACGACGGAAACAACCAGATCAAATCGGGATTTCGTTTTATCGGCAGCCTCATTGAATCTTGGTATCCGACAGCGCAGAACGACACGCAAACACAAGCACAGTCATAA